The Solanum lycopersicum chromosome 6, SLM_r2.1 genome has a window encoding:
- the FZY gene encoding flavin monooxygenase — protein MGCCKEEEPKWLWVNGPIIVGAGPSGLAVSACLKENGVPSLILERSDCIASLWQHKTYDRLKLHLPKQFCQLPLFDFPENFPKYPTKHQFISYLESYAKHFSITPKFKQSVKVAEFDGVCGFWKVQTQDFQYLSKWLIVATGENAEAVIPEIPGIDKFKGRVMHTSVYKSGTEFINQRVLVIGCGNSGMEVSLDLCRHNAIPHMVVRNSVHILPREMLGISTFSIAMALLKWMPLRIVDKLLLLVANLTLGSTDKLGLRRPKTGPLELKNATGKTPVLDVGALSQIKTGKIQIMPGVKEITKIGAKFLDGKEGEFDSIILATGYKSNVPSWFKGSDFFTEQGMPKTPFPNGWKGENGLYTVGFTRRGILGTANDAKNIARDISEQWREFKGFCKNFCTTKNLSDNQGICF, from the exons ATGGGTTGTTGTAAAGAGGAAGAACCAAAATGGTTGTGGGTTAATGGACCTATAATAGTAGGTGCAGGTCCTTCTGGTTTAGCAGTATCAGCTTGTCTTAAAGAAAATGGAGTCCCTTCACTCATTCTTGAGAGAAGTGATTGTATTGCTTCTTTATGGCAACATAAAACTTATGATCGCTTAAAACTTCATCTTCCTAAACAATTCTGTCAACTCCCGTTGTTTGATTTCCCAGAAAATTTCCCAAAATACCCCACAAAACACCAGTTCATTTCTTACCTTGAGTCTTATGCCAAACACTTTTCTATCACCCCCAAGTTCAAACAGAGTGTTAAAGTTGCAGAATTTGATGGAGTCTGTGGGTTTTGGAAAGTACAAACTCAAGATTTTCAGTATTTGTCGAAATGGTTGATTGTTGCAACAGGGGAAAATGCAGAGGCAGTTATACCAGAAATTCCAGGGATTGATAAGTTTAAAGGAAGAGTAATGCATACAAGTGTTTATAAATCTGGTACTGAGTTTATTAATCAAAGGGTTTTGGTAATTGGTTGTGGAAATTCTGGTATGGAAGTTAGCTTAGACCTCTGTAGACATAACGCCATTCCTCATATGGTGGTCAGAAATTCT GTGCATATTTTACCTAGGGAAATGTTAGGAATATCAACATTTTCAATAGCTATGGCCCTTCTAAAATGGATGCCTTTAAGAATAGTTGATAAGTTGTTATTACTAGTTGCTAACTTAACCTTAGGTAGCACTGATAAATTAGGTCTCCGGCGACCGAAAACCGGCCCGCTTGAACTTAAAAATGCCACCGGAAAAACACCGGTACTCGACGTTGGAGCATTATCACAAATAAAAACCGGAAAAATTCAg atAATGCCAGGTGTGAAGGAAATTActaaaataggagcaaaatttttAGATGGCAAAGAAGGAGAATTTGATTCAATAATCTTAGCAACAGGATACAAAAGCAATGTGCCTTCTTGGTTTAAG GGAAGTGATTTCTTCACAGAGCAAGGGATGCCAAAAACACCATTTCCAAATGGTTGGAAAGGGGAAAATGGATTATATACAGTGGGATTTACAAGAAGAGGAATATTAGGGACTGCAAATGATGCAAAAAACATTGCCAGGGACATAAGTGAACAATGGAGAGAATTCAAGGGCTTCTGTAAAAACTTTTGTACTACGAAAAATCTATCAGATAACCAAGGCATATGTTTTTAG